From a single Prosthecobacter algae genomic region:
- the dusB gene encoding tRNA dihydrouridine synthase DusB, which yields MLPWLHSDHFPLYLAPMAGVTDVTFRALCKEMGADVMVTEFVSAEGILQRDDRTRHYTEFDDVQRPLGVQLFGADGVRMGEAARKIIDWKQPDFIDINFGCPVNKVVSKNGGSSLLKNCPLLAEVAREVAKAVPIPVTAKMRIGWDAQTINAVEVARILEDNGIQAITVHGRTRAQGYTGVADWDVIGQVADAVKIPVIGNGDVASGMDVEVRRAQTNVKGIMIGRAAMANPWVFQEAKHYLSTGGHAVPASVQQRFALMRRHCEMAVARSTRGGEFEIVRSMRSRLMSYTRCIPGGKFLRGRFGQIASMMELDDILAEYLTHSDRFHQRPDVDDDITVESN from the coding sequence ATGCTCCCCTGGCTGCATAGCGATCATTTTCCTCTCTACCTGGCCCCGATGGCCGGTGTCACCGACGTGACTTTCCGTGCTCTGTGCAAAGAAATGGGGGCCGATGTCATGGTCACGGAATTCGTCAGTGCCGAGGGCATCCTCCAGCGCGACGACCGCACGCGCCACTACACCGAGTTTGACGATGTCCAGCGCCCGCTGGGCGTACAACTCTTCGGCGCGGACGGTGTGCGCATGGGCGAGGCTGCCCGCAAGATCATTGACTGGAAGCAGCCCGATTTCATCGACATCAACTTTGGCTGCCCGGTGAACAAGGTAGTGTCCAAAAACGGCGGCTCCTCCTTGCTCAAGAATTGCCCGCTGCTCGCCGAAGTGGCGCGTGAGGTGGCCAAGGCGGTACCCATCCCCGTCACCGCCAAAATGCGAATCGGCTGGGATGCGCAGACCATCAATGCAGTCGAGGTCGCCCGTATCTTGGAGGACAATGGCATCCAGGCCATTACCGTCCATGGTCGCACACGCGCCCAGGGCTACACCGGTGTGGCAGACTGGGACGTGATTGGCCAGGTGGCAGATGCCGTCAAAATCCCCGTGATCGGCAATGGTGACGTTGCCAGTGGCATGGATGTGGAAGTCCGCCGTGCCCAGACCAATGTGAAGGGCATCATGATCGGTCGCGCAGCGATGGCGAATCCCTGGGTCTTTCAGGAGGCCAAGCATTACCTGAGCACTGGCGGGCATGCCGTCCCGGCCTCCGTCCAGCAGCGTTTTGCCCTGATGCGTCGTCATTGTGAGATGGCCGTCGCCCGGAGCACCCGTGGGGGTGAATTTGAAATCGTGCGTTCCATGCGTTCCCGTCTCATGAGCTACACCCGCTGCATTCCCGGCGGGAAGTTTTTGCGTGGCCGGTTTGGCCAGATCGCCAGCATGATGGAACTGGATGACATCCTGGCTGAGTACCTGACCCACAGCGACCGCTTTCACCAGCGGCCCGACGTGGACGACGACATCACGGTGGAGTCAAACTGA
- a CDS encoding NAD(P)H-dependent oxidoreductase: MSTPSDILSALNWRYACKVFDPAKKIPADLWQTLEDSLVLTPSSFGLQPWKFIVIQDASLRERLVPHAWNQRQVADSSHLVVMAVPKVMPESHIDANLMRMAEVRGGTPDALMGFRKMLTGFRDGMEAQGGLEQWAKLQSYIALGQFMLAAALHGVDTCPMEGFVPAKFDEILGLDVQGWTTAVLCPAGYRHSDDRYASLPKVRFEPAVVIEHR, encoded by the coding sequence ATGAGCACCCCGTCCGACATCCTTTCCGCCCTCAACTGGCGCTATGCCTGCAAGGTTTTTGATCCCGCCAAAAAGATCCCAGCAGACCTTTGGCAGACCCTTGAGGATTCGTTGGTGCTCACGCCCTCCAGCTTCGGGCTGCAGCCTTGGAAATTCATCGTCATCCAGGATGCTTCATTGAGGGAGCGGCTGGTGCCGCATGCGTGGAATCAGCGCCAGGTGGCGGATTCCTCCCACCTCGTCGTCATGGCCGTGCCGAAAGTGATGCCCGAATCGCACATTGATGCCAACCTCATGCGCATGGCCGAGGTGCGCGGTGGCACGCCGGATGCGCTCATGGGTTTTCGCAAGATGCTGACCGGGTTCCGTGATGGCATGGAGGCTCAAGGCGGGCTGGAACAGTGGGCCAAACTCCAGTCCTACATTGCCCTGGGGCAGTTCATGCTGGCCGCTGCGCTGCACGGTGTGGATACCTGCCCGATGGAAGGTTTTGTGCCTGCCAAGTTTGATGAAATTCTAGGCCTGGATGTCCAGGGCTGGACCACGGCCGTGCTTTGCCCGGCTGGTTACCGTCATTCAGATGACCGTTATGCCAGCCTTCCGAAGGTGCGCTTTGAACCGGCTGTCGTGATCGAGCATCGCTGA
- a CDS encoding radical SAM protein — MIFSLTSRMLRTVDPKCLTKIAWNFGYKGARSVLLFKKRMEQGTYFPPFLYISILNSCNLRCQGCWVDVDKPREAISLDELNKIINDAKKHGNAFFGLLGGEPFMHPELLDLLAMHPDCYFQIFTNGQFITAKTAEVLRKLGNATPLVSVEGNSTVSDERRGKKDVLNKTLRGLQNCLDAKLMTGVATSLCQTNIHDLLTREWLQKLIDMGVHYTWYHTYRPVGPKINDQLALTPEQITQVRRFVTSMRAEMPIAIVDAYYDHNGKALCPMATGISHHIGPTGGLEPCPIIQFATENIRTDRDIFDVFNESGFLKDFRETAAQHTRGCIVLERPDLVKNLALKHGAKDTTIRQTAMAEIEAMTPRTSQWREEEEIPEKHWMYKIAKRYFYHDFGVYKQLDPKAHSPGV, encoded by the coding sequence ATGATTTTTTCTCTTACCTCCCGCATGCTGCGCACCGTGGACCCGAAATGTCTCACGAAGATCGCCTGGAACTTTGGTTACAAAGGCGCGCGTTCAGTTCTGCTTTTCAAAAAGCGCATGGAGCAGGGGACTTACTTCCCGCCGTTTCTCTACATCTCCATTCTGAATTCCTGCAACCTGCGCTGCCAAGGCTGCTGGGTGGATGTGGACAAGCCTCGAGAGGCGATCAGCTTGGATGAGCTCAACAAGATCATCAACGACGCCAAGAAGCATGGGAATGCCTTTTTCGGCCTTCTGGGCGGGGAGCCCTTCATGCATCCAGAACTCCTGGATCTTCTGGCGATGCATCCGGATTGTTACTTCCAGATCTTTACCAACGGCCAGTTCATCACGGCGAAGACGGCCGAGGTCTTGCGCAAGCTGGGCAATGCCACGCCTCTCGTCAGTGTGGAGGGCAACAGCACAGTAAGTGATGAGCGTCGCGGTAAAAAGGATGTGCTGAACAAGACCCTTCGCGGCCTGCAAAACTGCCTGGATGCCAAGCTCATGACCGGGGTGGCCACCAGTCTTTGCCAGACCAACATCCATGACCTGCTCACCCGCGAGTGGCTGCAAAAGCTCATTGATATGGGCGTCCACTACACCTGGTACCACACCTACCGGCCCGTGGGCCCGAAGATCAATGACCAACTGGCGCTGACTCCGGAGCAGATCACCCAGGTACGCCGTTTCGTCACCAGCATGCGGGCTGAGATGCCCATCGCCATTGTGGATGCCTACTACGATCACAACGGCAAGGCGCTCTGCCCCATGGCCACGGGGATCAGCCACCACATCGGGCCCACCGGTGGTCTGGAGCCCTGCCCAATCATCCAGTTTGCCACGGAAAACATCCGCACCGACCGCGACATTTTTGATGTCTTCAATGAGTCCGGCTTTCTCAAGGATTTCCGTGAAACGGCCGCCCAGCATACCCGTGGCTGCATCGTGCTGGAGCGCCCGGACTTGGTCAAAAACCTGGCCCTCAAGCATGGGGCGAAGGACACGACCATCCGCCAGACTGCCATGGCCGAGATTGAGGCCATGACGCCCCGCACCAGCCAGTGGCGCGAAGAGGAGGAGATCCCCGAAAAACACTGGATGTACAAAATTGCCAAACGTTACTTTTACCACGATTTCGGCGTGTATAAGCAGCTCGACCCGAAGGCGCATTCTCCCGGAGTTTAA
- a CDS encoding N-acetylmuramoyl-L-alanine amidase — MPHLRPWFALVLLALLASCQSQPGNGKRSTYGDRPGPQGFKTVIVDAGHGGKDSGARARGLVEKQLALDVAKRLRSELWPGFKVVLMRESDRFVELDSRVSIANRYPDAILVSIHFNYGSRRRAGPETYYWRSDSYALAKRVQRNLSAVAPYESGNAGLVRRRLRLTRNPSIPCILVECGYLTHASEARLVATSSYREKLADAIAKAIRDQSTYGDAGMGPIPRPIYAPPSRAGDARG, encoded by the coding sequence ATGCCCCACCTTCGCCCATGGTTTGCCCTCGTTCTCCTGGCCCTTTTGGCCTCCTGCCAAAGCCAACCGGGGAACGGCAAACGCAGCACCTATGGGGACCGGCCCGGACCTCAGGGATTTAAAACGGTGATAGTGGATGCCGGCCACGGGGGCAAGGATTCCGGCGCCCGTGCCCGGGGACTGGTGGAAAAACAACTGGCCCTTGATGTGGCCAAAAGGCTACGCTCTGAGCTTTGGCCCGGCTTCAAAGTGGTGCTGATGCGCGAGTCCGACCGCTTTGTGGAACTGGACAGCCGCGTCTCCATCGCCAATCGCTACCCGGATGCCATCCTGGTGAGCATCCATTTCAACTATGGCAGCCGCCGCCGGGCTGGCCCGGAGACCTACTACTGGCGCAGCGACAGCTATGCGCTGGCCAAACGGGTGCAGAGGAATCTCTCCGCCGTCGCTCCCTATGAATCAGGCAACGCGGGACTCGTGCGCCGCCGCCTGCGCCTGACTCGCAATCCCTCCATTCCCTGCATCCTGGTGGAGTGCGGCTACCTCACCCACGCCAGCGAGGCCCGCCTTGTCGCCACCTCCTCCTATCGGGAAAAACTCGCCGATGCCATTGCGAAAGCCATCCGCGACCAGTCCACCTACGGCGATGCGGGCATGGGCCCCATTCCCCGGCCTATCTATGCGCCCCCCAGCCGAGCTGGGGATGCGCGGGGGTAG
- the cobA gene encoding uroporphyrinogen-III C-methyltransferase: MSKSSAPSSPGICYLVGAGPGDPGLLTIKGKECIEAADVLVYDYLCNPEFLRYARPGTERIYVGKKAKDHTLTQDQINELIVKLTREGKVVTRLKGGDPVLFGRGAEEAAELAEAGVLFEIVPGITSAIAGPAYAGIPVTHRDHASQLTIFTGHEDPTKEETSLDYAKLAKADGTKVFLMGVERMEEITGKFIENGADPETPMALVRWATHGRQQTLIATLGTMAAKVKEAGFKAPAVAVVGDVVKERKNINWFENRPLFGKRVVVTRTRQQIGVLSKKLRTLGADVIELPTIRIEEPHNLMAFGELVQDCHTYEWLIFTSPNAVDAFFKMFYKIYNDARSIGGVRIAVVGPGTAEKVKEHHLAVDLMPEKNFVAEGLVAALKDFQNMENVNVLWVRGEETREVIANELTGLGAIVDEAIAYRTVPEKDDNLEAIARLVNEGADMITFTSASTVECFLDLNIPLPAGIQVASIGPITSEAARKRGLTVDVEAKANTIPGLVEAVLEALK, encoded by the coding sequence ATGTCGAAATCATCCGCCCCTTCCTCCCCAGGCATCTGTTACCTTGTCGGCGCCGGCCCTGGCGATCCCGGCCTGCTAACGATCAAGGGCAAAGAATGCATCGAGGCCGCCGATGTCCTGGTCTATGATTACCTCTGCAACCCAGAGTTCCTGCGCTATGCACGCCCTGGCACCGAACGCATTTATGTGGGGAAAAAGGCCAAAGACCACACTCTGACGCAGGACCAGATCAATGAACTGATCGTCAAGTTGACCCGTGAGGGCAAAGTGGTGACACGGCTCAAGGGCGGTGACCCAGTTCTCTTTGGGCGCGGGGCGGAAGAAGCGGCCGAACTGGCCGAAGCCGGTGTGCTTTTTGAAATCGTGCCCGGCATCACCAGTGCTATCGCAGGCCCGGCTTATGCAGGCATTCCGGTGACCCACCGCGACCACGCCAGCCAGCTCACCATTTTCACCGGCCACGAAGACCCGACCAAGGAAGAAACCAGCCTGGATTATGCCAAGCTGGCGAAAGCAGACGGCACCAAGGTGTTTCTCATGGGCGTCGAACGCATGGAAGAAATCACCGGGAAATTCATCGAGAACGGAGCCGATCCTGAAACGCCCATGGCCTTGGTCCGCTGGGCCACGCACGGTCGCCAGCAGACGCTCATTGCCACCCTGGGGACCATGGCCGCCAAGGTCAAAGAGGCAGGCTTTAAGGCCCCCGCAGTAGCCGTCGTTGGCGATGTGGTGAAGGAGCGCAAAAACATCAACTGGTTTGAAAACCGTCCTCTTTTTGGCAAACGCGTGGTGGTCACCCGCACCCGGCAGCAGATCGGCGTGCTGAGCAAAAAGCTGCGCACCCTCGGCGCAGATGTCATCGAACTGCCGACCATCCGCATTGAGGAGCCGCATAACCTAATGGCCTTTGGTGAACTGGTGCAGGATTGCCACACCTATGAATGGCTGATTTTCACAAGCCCCAATGCGGTGGATGCGTTCTTCAAAATGTTTTACAAGATCTACAACGATGCCCGCAGCATCGGAGGAGTCCGCATTGCCGTTGTGGGACCAGGCACGGCAGAAAAAGTGAAGGAACACCACCTGGCCGTTGATCTGATGCCGGAAAAGAATTTTGTGGCTGAAGGCCTGGTGGCCGCCCTCAAGGACTTCCAAAACATGGAAAACGTCAATGTGCTGTGGGTGCGCGGCGAGGAAACCCGCGAGGTCATCGCCAACGAACTCACCGGCCTGGGAGCCATCGTGGATGAGGCCATCGCCTATCGCACGGTCCCCGAGAAGGATGACAATCTGGAAGCCATCGCCCGGCTGGTGAACGAAGGTGCCGACATGATCACCTTTACCAGTGCCAGCACGGTGGAATGTTTCCTAGACCTGAACATTCCCCTGCCCGCCGGCATCCAGGTGGCCAGCATCGGCCCCATCACCTCCGAGGCAGCCCGTAAACGCGGCCTGACAGTGGATGTGGAGGCCAAGGCCAATACCATTCCTGGTCTTGTCGAGGCCGTGTTGGAAGCATTGAAGTAG
- a CDS encoding alpha/beta hydrolase, which translates to MLRLTLAIFSLLLPLPLLVTFQTLWFWKATLIVGEYGHRLAVLTALLAIGCWRGKEVLATVLASTATLVLLTPLLTALLLARDLPAQMTAAFGHAESGAPLSLKDLLLGFGAARVTPTEHRLPDTDAGVSRRLLLFPAASDQPQPAPIIFVIHGGGWQNGSAEEFPEWSSQWAAEGYAVVSLEYRLAPKWTWPAPLEDVRDALAYVKAHAEEWHVDASRIVLLGRSAGGQIATAAAVQLRDPAIRGVISLYAPADMVFARRFADPEDVLDSFKLIRQYMGGEPEALPELYQSASATLTADAACPPVLLIHGQRDILVWQLQSRRLAEHLRQKGVAHHFLDLPWATHALDYPLYGPSSQLLRYAMRSFLKSRLGQAAEARLPN; encoded by the coding sequence ATGTTGCGTCTTACCCTGGCCATCTTCAGCCTGTTGCTCCCGCTGCCCCTGCTGGTCACATTCCAAACATTGTGGTTTTGGAAGGCGACGCTCATCGTCGGGGAGTATGGTCATCGTCTGGCCGTTCTGACGGCCTTGCTGGCCATCGGGTGCTGGCGGGGCAAGGAGGTGCTGGCGACCGTTCTGGCCAGCACAGCGACCCTTGTTTTGCTGACCCCGCTGCTGACGGCTCTGTTGCTGGCCAGGGATCTTCCTGCCCAGATGACGGCAGCCTTTGGTCATGCCGAATCGGGGGCACCCCTTTCGTTGAAAGACCTTTTGTTAGGCTTCGGCGCAGCCCGCGTGACTCCCACTGAACATCGGTTGCCCGATACGGATGCCGGAGTTTCTAGGCGGCTGCTCCTTTTCCCGGCAGCTTCAGACCAGCCTCAGCCAGCGCCGATCATTTTCGTCATCCACGGCGGGGGCTGGCAAAATGGCTCCGCCGAGGAATTTCCTGAATGGAGCAGCCAATGGGCGGCGGAAGGGTATGCCGTGGTCTCGTTGGAGTATCGTCTGGCTCCGAAATGGACTTGGCCCGCGCCTCTGGAAGATGTCAGGGATGCCCTGGCGTATGTGAAGGCTCACGCGGAGGAATGGCATGTGGATGCCAGCCGCATCGTATTGCTGGGCCGCAGCGCGGGTGGCCAGATCGCCACCGCTGCAGCCGTGCAGTTGCGGGATCCGGCGATCCGTGGCGTGATCAGCCTCTATGCGCCAGCGGACATGGTTTTTGCCCGTCGTTTTGCGGATCCTGAGGACGTGCTGGATTCCTTCAAGCTCATCCGCCAATACATGGGTGGAGAGCCTGAGGCTCTGCCGGAGCTTTATCAGTCCGCCTCGGCCACGTTGACGGCAGACGCGGCCTGTCCTCCCGTGCTGCTGATACATGGGCAGCGCGACATTCTGGTGTGGCAGTTGCAAAGTCGGCGTCTGGCTGAGCATTTGCGGCAGAAAGGGGTGGCGCATCATTTCCTGGACCTGCCCTGGGCCACTCATGCCCTTGATTATCCTCTGTATGGACCCAGTTCCCAATTGCTCCGCTATGCCATGCGCAGCTTTCTAAAGTCCCGGTTAGGCCAGGCTGCGGAGGCTCGATTGCCGAATTAG
- a CDS encoding TonB-dependent receptor family protein, translated as MKRLSRLSALLLLGSSSAFAQTPQAEAPASAETTVLEEITVYGEAENDSVIQNPFLAPVEGTKVFAGKRATVIDLDALPKVQANNYRQALALTPGLLFSEETTPLVSLGYRGIGEPHRMQFMQVLKDGIPIHADPFGYPEAYYTPPLDTVDRIEFIRGGGSLMYGPQPGGALNYITYMPNRESPFSFRTQNIVGSDDLFSSYTAVDGTLGSLGYYGYFNHRESNGFREANSDYRLDGGHFKLAWDIDADTRLIFAFDGYEEEHGEPGGLTASDFAKNPDKTTRFNDQFRLKRYAGSLELQHTFQPGTELSVKSWASYYQRWSKRQRGGGFGTLPTGPNALTNTIENQEFYTFGIEPRIRHDWEAWGNTHTLAAGMQFYYLTSPRQDQRGFEPDADNGITTQDSLRETVYGSLFVENKFTFGKFSITPGFRMEMINQSVNVQNYNPATGALTSEAARADFEAQPLFGIGLSYDLGSDTELYANVSQSYRTTVFSEAIVAETGVTTTDAGPGVGWNYELGYRGTPRTWITYDTSLFLVDLDNRFGLNGNVLRSVGRSINYGWDGALQVDVIGLADQLNGTNNVERIGSLNVYANATLLQAKLYGGPNDGATPQYAPEYIIRTGLIYNLKNKVKISFLGTFVDDHFADDAQTANRFIPGYMTWDLTAEVKVTKNFTAMAGLNNVFDESYYSRVRNDGIDPGYGRNFYVGGSFQF; from the coding sequence ATGAAACGACTTTCCCGCCTTTCTGCCCTGCTCCTTCTAGGTAGCAGCAGTGCCTTTGCCCAAACGCCTCAAGCTGAAGCACCTGCTTCAGCAGAAACGACCGTGTTGGAAGAAATCACGGTGTATGGCGAGGCCGAAAATGATTCCGTCATTCAGAATCCCTTTCTGGCACCCGTGGAAGGAACCAAGGTCTTTGCGGGCAAACGAGCGACCGTGATTGACCTGGATGCTCTGCCAAAAGTGCAGGCGAACAATTACCGCCAGGCCCTGGCGCTGACCCCCGGCCTGCTATTTTCTGAAGAAACGACACCTCTCGTTAGTCTGGGTTATCGCGGCATCGGGGAACCCCATCGCATGCAGTTCATGCAGGTGCTGAAGGATGGCATCCCCATCCATGCCGATCCTTTTGGTTATCCCGAGGCTTACTACACACCGCCGCTCGATACGGTGGACCGGATCGAATTCATTCGTGGCGGCGGCTCCCTCATGTATGGCCCCCAGCCGGGCGGTGCCCTGAACTACATCACCTACATGCCAAACCGGGAGTCCCCTTTTTCATTCCGGACCCAGAACATTGTCGGCTCCGATGATCTTTTCTCCAGCTACACGGCGGTGGACGGGACGCTGGGCAGCCTCGGCTACTACGGCTACTTCAATCACCGGGAATCCAACGGCTTCCGTGAGGCAAACAGCGACTACCGACTGGACGGGGGGCACTTCAAGCTGGCCTGGGACATTGATGCCGATACCCGACTCATCTTCGCCTTTGACGGATACGAAGAAGAACACGGGGAACCTGGTGGACTGACCGCTTCCGATTTTGCCAAAAATCCCGACAAAACCACGCGCTTCAATGATCAATTCCGCCTGAAGCGCTACGCAGGCTCTTTGGAGCTTCAGCACACCTTCCAGCCCGGCACTGAACTGAGCGTCAAATCCTGGGCGAGCTACTATCAGCGCTGGAGCAAACGCCAGCGCGGGGGTGGCTTCGGCACCCTGCCCACAGGCCCGAACGCCTTGACCAACACGATCGAAAACCAGGAGTTCTACACCTTTGGCATCGAGCCCCGCATCCGTCATGACTGGGAAGCCTGGGGAAACACCCACACCTTGGCTGCGGGCATGCAGTTTTACTACCTGACCTCCCCCCGGCAGGACCAGCGCGGCTTTGAGCCGGATGCAGACAATGGCATCACCACCCAGGATTCCCTGCGCGAGACGGTTTACGGCTCTCTCTTCGTGGAAAACAAATTCACCTTTGGCAAATTCTCCATCACTCCCGGCTTCCGCATGGAGATGATCAATCAGTCGGTCAACGTGCAGAATTACAACCCAGCCACAGGGGCGCTGACCAGTGAAGCGGCCCGCGCTGACTTCGAGGCCCAGCCCCTGTTTGGCATCGGTCTTTCCTATGATCTGGGCAGTGACACAGAACTCTACGCCAACGTTTCCCAGAGCTACCGCACCACCGTTTTCAGCGAGGCCATCGTGGCCGAAACCGGTGTGACCACCACCGATGCCGGCCCTGGGGTCGGCTGGAACTATGAGCTGGGCTATCGCGGCACGCCGCGCACCTGGATCACGTATGACACCAGCCTCTTCCTGGTGGATCTGGACAATCGCTTCGGTCTCAATGGCAATGTTCTGCGCAGTGTCGGCCGCAGCATCAACTACGGCTGGGATGGTGCCCTGCAGGTGGACGTCATCGGCCTGGCAGATCAGCTCAACGGAACCAACAACGTCGAGCGCATCGGCTCCCTCAACGTTTATGCCAATGCCACCCTCCTTCAGGCCAAGCTCTACGGCGGCCCGAATGACGGTGCCACCCCTCAGTATGCCCCAGAGTACATCATCCGCACCGGCCTGATCTACAATTTGAAGAACAAGGTCAAGATCTCCTTTCTCGGCACCTTCGTGGATGACCATTTCGCCGATGACGCCCAGACGGCCAACCGCTTCATCCCCGGTTACATGACCTGGGATTTGACCGCTGAAGTGAAAGTCACCAAAAACTTCACCGCCATGGCAGGCCTGAACAATGTCTTCGACGAAAGCTACTACTCACGGGTACGCAATGACGGCATTGATCCGGGCTACGGTCGCAATTTCTACGTGGGCGGCTCTTTCCAATTCTGA